Part of the Loxodonta africana isolate mLoxAfr1 chromosome 15, mLoxAfr1.hap2, whole genome shotgun sequence genome is shown below.
agaggcaTATAGAGATATCAGGATAGAGAACATTTTCTTCTGGTTCTCTCTCCCATTCAGCTTAAAGTTTCCTGCCTCTTTactctctcctccccttccctctttattatttaatCAAATCTTTCACCTTATCCCATTTTTACCTAGAGATTTGTGGACCTCAGGTGGAAATGAGCCTAGAAGAAATATCTGTCCTTCTCTCAATACAGCTTCTGCTTTCCAACAGATGACCTGGAAGTGGTCAGGATCATGATGATTTTGACCCTCAGTCTTTCCTTCCTCCTTAACTTGGTCCTGGGTATGGAATTCACCTATCTGATTCCTCAAACCATATATATCCACTTCATCAGTGccttcctcagtttcctcacaggTAACTTCCTGGCTCCCCTAACCCAGGCTTGGAAGTATACTTGGTTTGTGGGCCCAGCCTGTAGTTTCTAATTCAGCCTTCCATGTTCTCTGGCTCCAATGTATTATTAGAGCTACCACTGAAGCAGGGTCTGTCTTTGCACAAGGTGCAGTTGGACGGGGTGGAGGCCTGGAAGTCAGATGTATCTCTTGGGTCAAGCCTTGAGTACTGGAGACAAAATTCTTCAGaagggattttttttctccttttgtctgGACACAGGCATCATTCTGCTGTCTGCACTCCTACTGTATCACCATAAGCTAAGGCAAGGTCAGTCCGTGTACTACACTAGTTACAAGATCACCTGGATCCCTTACACTGCCTATGTAATCGTCACCTTCTTTGTTACCTGTGGTGAGTGTCTCCAGGGCCCTTGAAGGGTGATAAGGACAATCTACTCCTGATGACAGAGAGGGTGAAAGGATGGGAAAAGTGAATGGGGGGAAAGGTGCCAAGTTTTCCATTTTAAACAGGTAAAGATCAACCTAATTCATTCTCCTTGTTCCTACAAGGGAGCAAGCTACAGATTAGGGCTGTGTGAAATGTTTGGTATACCTGCCTCAGAGGGCAGGTCCTTATTTCCACATTTTCCTCTGTCTTTCACACCCTCTCCACATCAGGACCGAGATAATTATCAAGGTCATGATTAATAGGAGAGGGGCTAAGAGGGAATCCTCAATAAAGGGGAGGGGGTCAGTGACCCTGGGCGTGCAGTACAGTGCCAAGGCAGTTTGACGGCAGAGAGAAAAAATATTCGGTGCTAAAGAGCTACCCACCAATACTTGGAGACCCAATTTCTTTAAGATGACTTTAAAATTTCATATGGAATTGTACTTCCTAAACCAGATAGAagaatgtcttttaaaaaaaaaaaatccatgccgaacccattgccgtcaagtagattccgactcatggcaatcctataagacagagtagaactgccctatagggcttccaaggagcagctggtggatttggatagcagctgtagctcttaaccgctataccaccagggttttttctCAAAAAGAAGCCTCAAATTTGTTGAGTTGAGCAGCATTTAAGCTATTTTACACACACTTCCAGTCTCTTACTAAAGCTTTCTGGAGGGCTTGGGGCAGTTCAAAGAGATCCACAGGGCTTTGGGTCAAGCTATCTCTGCCAACATGGAGGAAAATGTCCCTGTGACTCTCAGTTGTTCCTTCATTCATCTGCTTtggcttctctttttttcccaggAATCCTTTCTATCCTAAACAGTTTGCAGTTTGTGAATCGCTTTACCTGCCTGAACATCATCAACAAATCCGATAGGGAATGTAAGGAAATACCACAATCTGGGAGTTCTATCAAAGTTATTTCATCAACAGACGCTAGTATAAAACCTCGTAGCATTGTCCGTCTGCACTCCGTGAGTGTAAAGGGTGATGTTCTGGACAAATCACCACCAGTTCAAGTACGTCGTGTCACCTGGGCTCTATGACCTGACAGTCTGTATGCTTCAGTCtatgttaatctttatggaaacagctTTGGGTGCGTGTTCTGTGTGCATCTCCAGCCACTTTGTATATGTTCTGCATTATGTAAATGACTGTGAATAGATCGGGGTCTGTGAGAAGATTCAGAAGACAGCTTGGTTTTTCCTGGCCTGCTGAACAAATAGTTTCTTCCAAaccatttgtttttaatataataaaatattatcatATAAATAATATTTGCTGCATTGTTAACTCTATATATCACAAAGATTCAAAATAATATATATCTTTTGCTCCTTCTATTTGTTGAGTTTATtgtgaaatatttcaaacatataGAAAAGGATACAGAACAATATGATAAACACCTGTGTGCACATTACCCAACGTTATGAATTCTTAATTTTATGCCAtatttatgtttgatttttttaattaaatttatagATATAACGGACATTCATCTTAAAATTCCCCCAATCTtacttccctcccttctttcttatCATTTAGCACTTTCAAGAATGCACTACTGATAGTCCTACATTCATGTCATTTTCGCTACAACTTTGTGGGTCTACAAAAATTATATAGATTAGACTTCCAGGTGTTCAAAAGTTATTAAGTATAATCATACTGTACagattatggagccctggtggcacagtggttaagggctcagctgccaaccaaaatgtcggcagttcaaattcaccagccactccttggaaaccctgtagggcagttttactctgtcctataggatcgcggTATATTGGGatcgactcgagagcaatgggtttggcttttggttttgggggAACAGATTATATTTCTACAACTTGTTTTGTTCATTCAGctttgtttttgagatttatccatgttgataAGTTAAATTCTACTTTATTCATTTAATCTACTGTTAGGCTTTCTACTATAGAGCTGCATTATAATGTAAATATCCATTCCCCAGTTGAAGGGCATCTAGTTGTTTCCCTTTATTCTATTAGAAACGATGTTCTGTCCATGAACTAGTGTTTCTCTAAGGTATTTATCTAGAACTGGAGTTGCCGGATCAAAGAGTATAGTCATTATGAAGTTGCCTAAATATTGACAAAATGATCTCCAAAATCGTAGTACCAATATATACACTTTCTGCCAGAAGTATATGAAAACTCTGGTTTCCTCGTGCCCTGGCCAACACTTGTGTGGTCAGCCTTTTTAGtttctggcagtttgaatcagtgttgttttaattttcacattcttGATTATTACTAAGCTTGAGCACCCCTCCATTAGATTATCGAGCTTTTGGATTTCCTCTTTTGTGAATTACCATTTGTATGCTTTGGCCATTTTACTCATCTATTATTGATTTGTAGTTCTTCGTATATACTGCAAACCAATACTTACTAGTTATATGCGTTAAAAATATGTTTTCACAGCTATGACTTGGCTTTTAACTTTATGATGTTTTTGTTTTACAGAGGTATTTAAAttaaatgtaataaaatgtattaatgtttttcttttaattggtgCCTTCTGGAGTCTTGATTTAGAAATCTTCCCTATTTTTTTACTCCCATATAATTTCTGTGAATTATATAAGGTACAGATACAATTTTATCTATTTTCTATATAAATAACTTTGTGTCCAGAGCATTTTGTGGCCTAATCCAATAACCTATTGATATAACCTCTATAATATTCTAAGCATACATATATCTGAGTCTGCTTCTGATCTCTCTGCTATATTCCATTGGTCTGGTTTTATATCCCTGCACCACTCTTAATTATATTGAAGTAAAGGCTAAGTCTTGATATTTAATAGGCTCAAGTCCTTGTTCTTGCTCAAAATTATCTTAACTATTCTTGGCATTTTGCTTCCCATATAGAGGGATCTGTTTGTGTAGTTACACAAAGATCCCAGTTTATTtagaattgcattgaatttattgACTAATTTGAAGATAATTGACtatattaataatatttatttatccAATCCATGAATATGATACTATTTATTCAGGTCTTTTTTTATGTCCTTCTGTAAAGTTTTTTTAATGCTGGTataatgttttgtgttttttttgttttttgttccccCTCCCCCATGAGGTCTTTTGTTAGGGTGATTCATAGGGGACTTACcatttttgtgcttttgtgaatcaaaatcttttataatattttctacttgtttatTACTGGTATAAAGTGGCTGATTTTTGTACACTGGTTTTATATCCAGAAACCTTAGTTCTAATAATTCTTTTTAGTTCTAATAATTTATCTCTATATGCTTTTAGCTCTTCTTTGGAAAGAACATGTTGTCTGCAGAAtaagaaaagtttatttccttCTAATTCTTATATTACCGGTTTCTCTGTTATTAATGTTATCTTACTCATTGTTTCAGACCTCCAAGATAGGGCTGAATGGGGGAAAAGATGATAAACATCTTTACCTTGCTCGTGATTTTAGTGAGAATGCCTTTATAGTTCTAGAGGATTTGGTACATTTGTCTTAGCAAGTTAAGGACTTCCTCTTATAAATTTAATTTGCTGggtgtttttataaaaaacaaatgtttaattttatggAATATTTTTAATGCATGTACTGAAATggcaattgatttttttctctattctaaAAATGGGTTGTGTCATGTAAATAAACTATACCTTGTAGagattttttgtattttattgtgaaacatttcaaaaatacagagaatagaCAACGACATAGTGACTACCTGCATACTCATCACTCACCTTTCTAAAATCTTAACATTATGCCCTATTTGCTTGaaattttttaaactaaatttaTAGACTTAACTGATGCTCCTCACAAGTTTCTCCAATCTCATTTTCCTCCCATGTTTCTTATCGTTAAAACACTTTGCATTCCTGGGAAGATATCTACTTCATCATATTACAATTATTTAATAAACTGCTGAAAAGAAACTTCTAATTATTTTAGAAATCTCCAATCTATTTTTACAGGTAAGTGTGGCTATAATTTCACTTCATGaactcatcttttttttattttttctaatttttcattcTGGGAAAAAGTTTGAATCGATTTATTTAAATATAGCATGTGTACAGGAAAGGTCACAAATCGTGGGTGTACAGTTCTTTGTAAACACACTTGTATAATCAGAACACTAAAAAACAGAATATAAGCAATATCCCATAAGTTTTCTTCCTATTAACTTCCACAAAGGCAATAATCATGACTTCAAATGCTATGGGTTGCTTTTGCCTGCTTTCAATTTTACATAAATGAAATCTTACAATGTGTACTCTTTGTAGTTGGTTCCcttcatgaaacaatatgtgtgaGAGTGGTCACTGCTGTCATGTTGCTGCATGGAATTCTGTCGTAAGAATATATCGCAACATAGTTATCCATTCTGCTGTTACAGGCATTAGGTTTTTTCCCAGTTTGGAgctatgaacatttttgtacatATATTTTGGTGGACATACATGAACATTTTTGTTGGTCATTTGTCTAGAAGTGAATTGTTGGATCATACATTGTGCGTGTCCACATTCAAACTTAGAATACCACTAAATGATTACCCACAGCACTTGCCAGCAGCGCTTGCGAGTTCCAGTTGCCCCACATGCTGGACaattaatgttgtctttttttttatcttagccaaaCCACTCTGGTGGTTCAAATATGTTCTCATTTATCTATTGAGTttgtctattgattttttttttttttttttttttgcttctggaCATAAGTTCTTTGCCAAGCACACAaatattgcaaatatcctctCCCACACTGCAGCTTGCGTTTTTATGCTCCTAACAGAATCTTTTGATGAAGAAACGTTCTTATTTTGCTGGAATCCAGTTTATCAATTGTTTCCTTTTATGGGTAGGGTTTTTGTATCCTATTTAGGACATTTTTTCCTACACCAAGGTCAGGCagatattctcctatattttcttctgaaAGTCTTATTATTTGACTTTTCATGTTTAGACGTTCCATTCACTTAGAATTGATTTTTATGTATGGCATAAGATAGTTGAGTGCAGgagccccgggtccaaaggatgagctatcCTCCTGGCTCTCGTTATGcggttccctgtctctctgctcgcttccctcttttatatctcaaaagagattggctcaagacacaacctaatcttatagattcagtctcatcaacataactgctggtaatcgcatctcattaacatcatagagataggatttaggacacaggaaaatcacatcagatgacaaaatggcagacaaccacacaatactgggaatcatggcctagccaagttgacagatatttttgagggacacaattcaatccatgacaataacaAATTGATCCAATATTTATGCATTGAAAAAAGTATTTCTCCACTGCAGTGTCACATTTATCATAAATCAGGTAAGCATATTTTTTGTCTAAATGTttctagatttttctgtctgtcctAATGCCAATACCTCACTGACTTAATTCCTGTAGTTTTACACTTGATTTCTGGCAGAGTAAGACCCTCAGCTTTATTAGTCTTCTTCAAGATTCCTTGGGCTATTTTTGGAACTTTGAATTTTCATATTCATTTTAGGATTAGCTTGTCAAATTTCACAAGAAAATTTGTTAatattgggattgcattaaatctataaatCTCTTTGAAGAAAAATGGCAACTTCATTACTGAATTTTCTTATAACTGAGCAGAAAATATCCCTTCAGTTATATAGgtcatttttaatatttctaaatAATGGTTTTTGATTTGCACTGTAGATGACTTTCATACCTTTTGTTAGATGTGTTTGTTGGCATTAGATTTTTTAATCTACTGGAAtggtatcattttttaaattcacttttACCTGTTTATTGCTATTATAtagaaatgtttttgttgttattgtgtgcccttgagtcaatttcaactcatagtgaccctgtaggatagagaattgccccatatattttcctaggctgtaatctttacagagcagattgccaggtcttttctcccatggagaactgctgacctttcagttagcaggcaagtacTTAACCATCGTACCACCAAActgaaaccaaatctgttgctttggggtcaattccaattcatagaaaccctataggacagagtggaactgtcccatagggtttctaaggctgtacgtCTTTATGGAAGAACACTGCTACATCTTTGtcttgtggagcagctagtgagttcgaaccaccaatttttcagttattggccaagcacttaaccactgagccactagggctccttattataccaccagggctgctacaCAGAAATGCAACATATTTACTTGTATATTGACCTGTGAACATTGAATTTTCAAATTCACTTTTTAATTCTAATAGGTTATTTTATGTTCTACATACACAGTTGTATATAAAATAATGACGGTTTTATCTGTTTCTTTATAATGCTTATTCCATTTGCTTGCTTTTACTGCACTGGTTAGGAtaccagtacaatgttgaacagGAATGGTAATATTGGGCATCTAAGTCTTGTTCCTGAGCTCCAAGaaaaagtttttaatattttgccaTTAATACAATATTTGCTAAAGATTTCTGTGTAGAATGTTTTTGTTAGATTAAGAAAATTTCTTTgtagttttctggtttttttaaccataaatggctaattaatttttcaaatgcttttccGGCATCCAGTGAGAAAATCATAGCATTTTTCTGCTTTGTTCTGTTCATGAGGTAAATCAGTTTCTGCATGCTAATGTAATATTATGTTGCATTCCTAGAATAAATGCCACTTACTTTCTATACAgtatgctttttattttatttgtcatGGAGTTTTGCATCAATGTGCATGGCAAAGATCAGTCTGTAGTTTTTCATTCCTGCCAAAGTGCTTTTCAATTTATGGTATTAAAattatgctggcctcataaaacAAGTTGGAAATTACTTCACATTGGGAAGCATTTGTATAATTGTTActttttcattaaatatttgaaaaaatccaCACGGAGATTTTCTGGACCTCGAATTTTCTTTATGGCAAGACTTTTAATAATGGATTCAATTTCATTCATTGGTATACTACTATTTAGGTTTTCTCTTACTGTGTCACACTACGTTGTGTTTTTCAAGCAATATGTAAATTGTGTCTAAGACATCTGTGCCCATGTCCCCTTTTAATGTCACAAAATAggtaatttctgtattttttttttcttttttaaaaaccaggCTCAGTAGGGGGTTACCCATTGTATTACTTGgctaaaacttttaaaaatgtttttatttatatatataataaatataaatgtatatatattattatttatattttaaaaatattttttagtttatatttcttTTCTATCATATGGATttttctttgtagttttcttctttctactttatttcagtttaatttattattttgtttttgggtttttttggcttctttagatgaaagtttaggttgttgattttcagtttttcttctttgccATTATATACGTATCATATGTCTAAGAGCTGTTTAAACTACATTTCATAAATTTTCATATCTTGTACCTTCATTATCATTCATTTCAAAACTATTCTAATTTCTATTGTTGTATTTTTTTAGGCTCATGTCTTGTTTGCAAAAATATTATTTAACCTCCAAACAACTGAGGATTTTgtagttattttttattactaattTTTAGTTCAATATCACTGTGGTCAGCATAGTCTTCGTGGCTTTCAACTCTTCGAAATATGTTGAGgttaaatatttgatccagtaCCTGGTGAGTTTTGGTAAAAATTTTACACATGTTTTACAAAGTATATTCTATCACTGTTGGATGTAGTAGTTCATATATTAATTAAATCAAGCTTTTAAACTGTATTATTTGGATCGTTTTTATACTAATTGTTTTGCCCACTTACTCTATCTGCTATTAAAGAATTATGTTTAAACCTTCCACTACAAATGTGAATTTATTTCTCCCACTAGTTGTCAAtgtttgctttgtatattctGAGCCATAGTTATAGTAGGTACAGATTGAGAATTTTGATATTTCAAAATATCCTTCTTTACCTCTAGTAATACTTCTTGTTATAAAGTTCACCTTGACATTAACTTAGCTATACCtactttactttctttttcttagaGTTTACATTGTATATCTTTTTCTATTCTTATGCTTTCAAAATATCAGTAACCCTTATATTTAGAGTAAGGCTCTTGTGAGAGAATATAGCAGGgatttttatccagtctgataaacatttttaattagaaaatttaaaatattcacaTGTAATACTATTTATTGACATACCTGTATACATACTTATATGAAATCACTGTTTTTGTCTACTTAGTCATCTGCGAATGTTTGCTTTCCTCTCCTTTATTGCTTTCTTTTGGATTAAGCAGATTATTATTCTGTTTTTTCCCCTATTAACTTTTATTTATACATGGTCATACATGGTTTTACCATACTTTTAACGGTTACACTAGAAATTGACTTATTATAATTGTGTACAAATAATTGCTTTTATCAGTGCCCCAATTGTGTTGGAAACTTAGAACACTTACCACTATTTTACATCATCATTATCAGGAGTTTtcattacatatatttttttaaacttcagaaAATCATTGTTTTGTAAAGTCAGAATTAATTCATATTGCCCACATATTTACCTTCTTTGTTGTTTTACATTTCTTTATacgtttctctctttttctctgccttaagaactacctttagtatttgtgtgtgtgtgtgtgtgtgtgtgtgcgcgcacagaTGTGTTTGCAATGAATGCTCTcagatttttcttcctttaaaatgtctttattttttattaatattttttctggACTTTGAATTTTGGATGGCAGTTGATCCCCTTCCCCGAACATTAGTGTATTAGTCAATTTGGTAAAGTTATGCTGCATTAACAAACAGTCCCCCAATTTTCAGtggactacaaaaaaaaaaaatgatttctttCTCACTCAACCCCATGGTGGTGCCTCCTGGTCTGCTCTGTCTCTGTATTCTTTGTGTTCTGTTTCTGGACCCAGGCTGAAGCAGAAGCCTCTATCAGAGAAGTGATGTTCCTGTGACAGAGAAAAAAGAGCAATAGTTCAAATTTCAGCTCCATACTTAGTACCTCAGGTCCATTCATGTGCCATTTACTAAAGCATGCCACGTGGCCAACCTGACAATGGGACAAGTAAGTGGGAACATAGAATCCTTTCTTAAACAGGGGTGGCAGACATAACAATTGGGAACAATAGTACAGTCTACCAAAGTTGGTTAGTGTTTGCCTTGTACATCCCTTTCCTATCCCTTTATTTTTCAAtcattatttctgcttttgttttaGGTATGCCTCCAATAACCAAAATACAGTTGCATTTTTTAACCTAATCCAGCAATCACTGATTTTTTAACAGATAGAAATTCCAAAGCTTCAGCTTTCAATAGGAAGAAAATGATGGGTGCCAGAAAGTGAATTTGAGCTAAGTGGAGTAATGAAGAGCCACAATGCAAAGACCACAGACAGGAATATACTGTCAAAGAGTAATATCCTTTGGACAACTCTGCATTCAATGTCTGCTGCTTGGAAAGCCTCCGCTCCATATCTTTCAGGGGCTATATTTGGCTTCTCTAGAAAACGACAGTGTTCACTTACTGGCATCTAACCATCACTCCAACTCACCAGCCTAAGAATTTTTA
Proteins encoded:
- the TMEM225 gene encoding transmembrane protein 225, with translation MVEISVRSIQTTNMILSSLALIILVIGTIAEKWIELKLEAKKITINHSPWMLCCITTWPEDDLEVVRIMMILTLSLSFLLNLVLGMEFTYLIPQTIYIHFISAFLSFLTGIILLSALLLYHHKLRQGQSVYYTSYKITWIPYTAYVIVTFFVTCGILSILNSLQFVNRFTCLNIINKSDRECKEIPQSGSSIKVISSTDASIKPRSIVRLHSVSVKGDVLDKSPPVQVRRVTWAL